The stretch of DNA GAGAGAGCATCCGGTCTGATTCGATCCACAATGCGAGCTGCAGTTGATTGGCCGGCACCTTGAAAAAATAGTCGGTCCGATCATTCGATGTCGACGCATTGTTGAGCCCGCCGGCGGACGAGATGAATTTGTCGATCTCTCCGCGTTTGACATTGGCTGAACCTTCAAACATCAGGTGTTCAAAAAAATGGGCGAAGCCGGTACGGCCGCTTACTTCATCTTTTGAACCTACTTTGTACAGCAGATACGTCATCGCGGTCGGAGCGGTGCGGTCGGCGTGGAGGATGACACGCAAGCCGTTCTTGAGTGTGTACTCTTCGAACTGGATGGGCTTAAAATCCTGCGCCGTCGCCCGCGCGAGGAACGCGGCGCCGATGGCGCAGAACAGAAGAAAACGTTTCATAACAGTGGTCCTGAAGTGGGTGGTGTCGGAGTAACGTTTATTCATCGCCGGGGGCACCTGACGCCAAGGCGGGGTGCTCGAGAAGTTCGCGAACGTCATGCACGATATAATCTGCTTCCTGCAGATACGATGCGTCGAGCGTTGTCTCGATTGCGATACAGCGCATACCGGCGTTCTTCGCGGATTCGATGCCGAGCGGTGCGTTTTCAACCACGAGGCAGTCTGCCGGTGTGAGTCCGAGGTGATTCATGGCTGCGAGATATGGGTCCGGAGCCGGTTTTGCGCGATGCACTTCGTCGCCTGAAATCAGGAAATCGAAGAAGGCGCGTTTGCCGGGATCCAATGACTTCTCCAAATTCTTGCGTGCGGATGCGGTGACCAGAGCCGTGCGCAGACCCCGCTCACGCAACGCTTGAATGACGTCGAAAACACCCGGGTACTCGGTCACATGCACGATGGAACGGTAATATTCGCGCTTACGGTTGATAAAATCCGCGTACGAGGATTCGGGGATGCTTACTCCGGCCTCTTCCAGGAG from Ignavibacteriota bacterium encodes:
- a CDS encoding HAD family phosphatase, which produces MIQAVLFDLDGVIVNTIHYHYLAWEHMFSELGGSISEHSILLHEGRASREILPVLLEEAGVSIPESSYADFINRKREYYRSIVHVTEYPGVFDVIQALRERGLRTALVTASARKNLEKSLDPGKRAFFDFLISGDEVHRAKPAPDPYLAAMNHLGLTPADCLVVENAPLGIESAKNAGMRCIAIETTLDASYLQEADYIVHDVRELLEHPALASGAPGDE